A genomic segment from Bryobacteraceae bacterium encodes:
- a CDS encoding type IV secretory system conjugative DNA transfer family protein, translating into MPFPLTRLEQRLAKPSLILGWPIDRTESSSRHNGTSVINRGRTRNLSRSIQYSHDRHLITFAPTGSGKGVGVIIPNLLHYQGPAIVIDPKGENFAVTARYRSKVLGQRILLLDPFNAVSQDVLGGLGIERQRLNPLDLCQLSGTATDLDAQMLAELFAGDTQSSESPFWDNSAKRVVAGLLAHEMELAQRDARAPRLANVISTLFADDPRYTMAVMLQDQSPSTFVAQSIGAGLIAVEAEATRAGILSTAHSYFSLLTTGNLLNHLDSSSISLRNIQERDDYTLYVVIPPTKLHSHASLLKLWVCVLMYSIMERRRQPLGRTLFILDECANLGEMEVLRKAVTLLRGYGLQVWMFFQDLAQLQNLYPDSGTMINNCGVLQAFGLGRSSAAEPLARLVGSIKANDLIHLDDRQQLLSIVPGRAVIARLLRYFNDDAFAGRFDPNPLVEDSLHRSSVPRLGKRLYL; encoded by the coding sequence ATGCCATTTCCTCTGACACGTCTGGAACAAAGGCTAGCCAAACCTAGCCTAATTCTTGGTTGGCCCATTGATCGCACCGAATCGAGCAGCAGGCATAATGGCACCAGCGTAATCAATCGAGGACGCACGAGGAACCTATCGCGATCCATCCAATACAGTCATGATCGGCATCTCATAACCTTCGCTCCGACAGGATCAGGCAAGGGCGTAGGAGTGATAATTCCAAACCTTCTGCACTACCAGGGCCCGGCCATCGTGATCGATCCCAAGGGCGAGAATTTTGCGGTGACAGCACGATACCGCAGCAAAGTCCTCGGCCAAAGGATTCTGCTGCTAGACCCTTTCAATGCTGTTTCGCAAGATGTGCTAGGCGGCTTGGGCATCGAGAGGCAGCGCCTCAACCCGTTGGATTTGTGTCAGCTATCAGGAACCGCCACTGACCTTGACGCCCAGATGCTTGCAGAGCTCTTTGCAGGCGATACTCAGTCTTCCGAAAGTCCCTTCTGGGACAACTCTGCAAAGCGGGTTGTCGCTGGCCTGTTAGCACACGAGATGGAGCTAGCTCAGCGGGACGCACGAGCGCCAAGGCTCGCAAACGTTATCAGCACACTTTTTGCAGATGACCCAAGATATACGATGGCTGTTATGTTGCAGGATCAAAGCCCCTCGACATTTGTGGCTCAATCGATTGGAGCTGGCTTGATTGCAGTAGAAGCCGAAGCGACTAGGGCAGGTATACTCTCAACGGCTCATAGCTATTTCTCACTGTTGACTACGGGGAATCTGTTGAACCATCTGGACTCGTCCTCGATTTCTTTGCGCAACATCCAAGAACGAGATGACTATACTTTATACGTTGTCATCCCGCCGACCAAGCTTCATTCCCATGCAAGCCTTCTCAAGCTATGGGTGTGCGTTCTGATGTATTCGATTATGGAGCGTCGACGCCAGCCCCTTGGGCGAACCCTGTTCATCCTCGATGAGTGTGCCAACCTTGGGGAGATGGAAGTGTTGAGGAAAGCGGTAACGCTCTTGAGAGGCTATGGTCTGCAGGTTTGGATGTTCTTCCAGGATCTTGCTCAACTCCAGAATCTCTACCCTGATTCTGGCACGATGATCAACAACTGCGGTGTCTTGCAGGCCTTTGGCTTGGGGCGCTCCTCAGCGGCCGAGCCATTAGCAAGGCTCGTGGGGTCGATAAAAGCAAACGATTTGATTCACCTTGATGATCGGCAGCAGCTACTGTCAATTGTCCCGGGTCGCGCTGTGATTGCGAGATTGTTAAGGTATTTTAATGATGACGCCTTTGCTGGGCGCTTTGATCCAAATCCGCTAGTAGAGGACTCTCTGCACAGATCTTCCGTGCCGAGGTTAGGAAAGCGTCTTTATCTATGA
- a CDS encoding zincin-like metallopeptidase domain-containing protein, producing the protein MPNSRMATARRINLPQRSCGIIRVSALWALCRSRHKTHWSGHPARLNRATLTDSYTFGDPNYAKEELRAELASVFLAAERSIPHNPEQHAAYVASWIAALREDKNEIFRAAKDAHHAADFLLALEQDKSVDKALRRETSEHVAAFEPGSATVNTTEKDSATEHRTPATRTKPPDRNAAAGIETEKILHGEVAGLIEARALTTEVLGDQARLYAAHTDSGRYTGEIIGATAGHIVQKLSPQSAVAHPKDLLPGTLETGRSLVVSYSNNQAFLRAADPRTKSKELAR; encoded by the coding sequence ATGCCGAACAGCCGCATGGCCACTGCTCGAAGAATCAACCTCCCGCAGAGGTCATGCGGCATAATCCGGGTTTCGGCATTATGGGCGTTATGCCGATCTCGGCATAAGACGCACTGGTCCGGCCACCCCGCCCGCCTCAACCGCGCCACTCTCACCGACTCCTACACCTTCGGCGACCCCAACTACGCCAAAGAGGAACTCCGCGCCGAACTCGCCAGCGTCTTCCTCGCCGCCGAACGCAGTATCCCGCACAACCCCGAACAGCACGCCGCTTACGTCGCCTCCTGGATCGCCGCCCTCCGCGAAGACAAGAACGAAATCTTCCGCGCCGCCAAGGACGCCCACCACGCCGCAGACTTCCTCCTCGCGCTCGAACAAGACAAGTCCGTCGACAAGGCACTCCGCCGCGAGACATCGGAACACGTCGCCGCCTTCGAGCCCGGCTCCGCAACGGTCAACACCACGGAGAAGGACTCCGCCACCGAACACCGCACGCCCGCCACGCGCACCAAGCCGCCGGACCGCAACGCCGCCGCCGGCATAGAAACCGAAAAGATCCTCCATGGCGAAGTCGCAGGACTCATCGAAGCCCGCGCCCTCACCACCGAAGTCCTCGGCGACCAGGCCCGCCTCTACGCCGCACACACCGACAGCGGTCGCTACACCGGCGAGATCATCGGAGCCACCGCCGGCCACATCGTCCAAAAGCTCAGCCCACAATCCGCCGTCGCCCATCCCAAGGACCTCCTCCCCGGCACCCTCGAAACCGGCCGCAGCCTCGTTGTCTCCTACTCCAACAACCAAGCGTTCCTCCGCGCCGCCGACCCTCGCACCAAATCCAAGGAACTCGCGCGATGA
- a CDS encoding type IV secretory system conjugative DNA transfer family protein: MKQPRVYRTPQDPGHVGGYNWTSLAIGAALLIVTNAAATQFIAHRLAYQPALGEPLARIANQAIYHPAKWALWTFHHGGAQDARIRQPILLGTLLVVLGASITVAVVYTINLRRTRKLTENTEDIHGSARWAVPDDVRATGLLRNEQGVYVGGWFDDSAKRLHYLRHNGPEHILAFAPTRSGKGIGLVIPSLLAWSESCVVYDIKGENWAKTAGYRAKSGHLCFKFSPVEDGNGSRFNPLAEVRVGTARDVSDAQNVADMIVRTGEDSPMERYWQDAAASITTGMILHVCYAAAAEKREACLADLARVFTRPGQSFRDTLTELLNYPHDPLRDRKWKLDTGEQTATHPVVREKVQEMLDKEDKDFSGVLSTAKTALTLYSDPLVSRNTAASDFTIRDLVDHTEPVSLYLVVPPSDKIRLRPLMRLIFTMIVNRLTERMDFEGAEQKKNRHRLLFMIDEFPSLKRMEVFADALSYMAGYGLKAYLITQDIRQIVDEYGPNESIVSNCHVRVAYAPNQYDTAELLSKMTGSKTIQKATFNFSGSRVAPILDHVNASVEQVERPLMTPDEVLRLRPAAKRRDGDTERIVAPGDMLIFVAGHYPIYGKQILYFADPEFAMRAAEQPPTRFLAIESKQVRTQRPPDRTANIISKPEAAAGGVDGFYEQLGMDRNQKEL, translated from the coding sequence ATGAAGCAACCCCGCGTCTACCGCACGCCCCAGGACCCCGGCCACGTCGGCGGCTACAACTGGACGTCGCTCGCGATCGGCGCGGCCCTGCTCATCGTCACCAACGCCGCCGCCACGCAGTTCATCGCGCACCGCCTCGCGTACCAACCCGCCCTCGGCGAGCCCCTCGCACGAATCGCCAACCAAGCCATCTACCACCCAGCGAAATGGGCCCTTTGGACCTTCCATCACGGCGGCGCGCAAGACGCACGCATCCGCCAGCCCATCCTCCTCGGAACCCTCCTCGTCGTCCTCGGCGCAAGCATCACAGTCGCCGTCGTCTACACCATCAACCTACGCCGCACGCGCAAGCTCACCGAAAATACAGAGGACATCCACGGCTCCGCCCGCTGGGCCGTGCCGGACGACGTCCGCGCCACCGGACTCCTCCGCAACGAGCAAGGCGTCTACGTCGGCGGCTGGTTCGACGACTCCGCCAAGCGACTCCACTATCTCCGCCACAACGGCCCCGAGCACATCCTCGCCTTCGCCCCCACACGCAGCGGCAAAGGCATCGGACTCGTCATCCCCAGTCTCCTCGCCTGGTCCGAATCCTGCGTCGTCTACGACATCAAAGGCGAGAACTGGGCCAAGACCGCCGGCTACCGCGCCAAGAGCGGCCATCTCTGCTTCAAGTTCTCGCCCGTCGAAGACGGCAACGGATCGCGATTCAACCCGCTCGCCGAAGTCCGCGTCGGCACCGCACGCGATGTATCGGACGCGCAGAACGTCGCCGACATGATCGTCCGAACCGGAGAAGACAGCCCGATGGAGCGCTACTGGCAAGACGCTGCCGCCTCCATCACCACCGGCATGATCCTCCACGTCTGCTACGCCGCCGCAGCCGAAAAGCGCGAAGCCTGCCTCGCCGATCTCGCCCGCGTCTTCACCCGCCCCGGCCAAAGCTTCCGAGACACGCTCACCGAACTCCTCAACTACCCGCATGACCCTCTCCGCGATCGCAAGTGGAAGCTCGACACCGGCGAGCAAACCGCCACGCACCCCGTGGTGCGGGAAAAGGTCCAGGAGATGCTCGACAAAGAGGACAAGGACTTCAGCGGCGTCCTCTCGACGGCCAAGACCGCCCTCACCCTCTACAGCGACCCGCTCGTCAGCCGCAACACGGCCGCCAGTGACTTCACCATCCGCGACCTCGTCGATCACACCGAACCCGTCTCCCTCTACCTCGTCGTCCCGCCATCGGACAAGATCCGCCTCCGTCCCCTTATGCGCTTGATCTTCACCATGATCGTCAACCGCCTCACCGAGCGCATGGATTTCGAAGGCGCAGAGCAGAAGAAGAACCGCCACCGCCTGCTCTTCATGATCGACGAGTTTCCCAGCCTCAAGCGCATGGAAGTCTTCGCCGACGCCCTCTCCTACATGGCCGGCTACGGACTCAAGGCTTACCTCATCACGCAAGACATCCGCCAAATCGTCGACGAGTACGGACCCAACGAAAGCATCGTTTCGAACTGCCACGTCCGCGTAGCCTACGCGCCCAACCAGTACGACACCGCCGAGCTTCTCTCGAAGATGACCGGCAGCAAGACCATTCAGAAGGCCACGTTCAACTTCTCCGGCTCACGGGTCGCGCCCATCCTCGATCACGTCAACGCCAGCGTCGAGCAGGTCGAACGCCCGTTGATGACGCCCGATGAAGTTCTCCGCCTGCGACCCGCCGCCAAGCGCCGCGATGGCGATACCGAACGAATCGTCGCCCCCGGCGACATGCTCATCTTCGTCGCCGGCCACTACCCCATCTACGGCAAGCAGATTCTGTACTTCGCCGACCCCGAGTTCGCCATGCGCGCCGCCGAGCAGCCGCCCACCCGCTTCCTCGCCATCGAAAGCAAGCAGGTGCGAACGCAGCGCCCGCCGGATCGAACCGCGAACATCATCAGCAAACCCGAGGCAGCCGCCGGCGGAGTCGACGGCTTCTACGAACAACTCGGAATGGACCGCAATCAAAAGGAGCTTTGA
- a CDS encoding site-specific integrase gives MPKAFKVTKDGKTYYRCQVPLPGGGRKWVQSKTKREAEQRAAEEEQKFKMGLDPDARTETVANFMRRFLDYIKPNDRNEYGVAPSTHADYRYHVEHHIIPELGDKRVQDLTTRDVDLFLRKKADAGLAPASVDYIHRVLRRGLNFAVDWRVIDRNPASSRTRTAKQRKRANTAPDKIRALTPNQAQDLLTAFEGDKYEALIVTAITTGARPGELLALQWGEVDLAAAKITIKQAIHRTKRKRGEKGSAWVLRQPKTPGSRRTLSIPDITVAALHQQRQDQMAQRATAGDRWIAGDFVFTTDAGTPPDVTTVLHRFQKICTAANLPQLRLYDLRHTHASLLIADGKHPKLIAERLGHSSIKITMDTYGHLFDGGDREASDAMEKTFGSESIQNRSDASGTLPIGSRRASRSPRHDSEGSLGSRVTGADRIRSN, from the coding sequence ATGCCCAAAGCCTTCAAAGTCACAAAGGACGGCAAGACCTACTATCGCTGCCAAGTGCCGCTCCCCGGCGGCGGTCGCAAATGGGTTCAATCGAAGACCAAGCGTGAGGCCGAACAGCGCGCCGCCGAAGAAGAGCAGAAGTTCAAGATGGGCCTCGACCCGGACGCGCGCACCGAGACCGTCGCCAACTTCATGCGCCGGTTTCTCGACTACATCAAGCCGAACGACCGCAACGAATACGGCGTCGCCCCCTCCACCCACGCCGACTACCGCTACCACGTCGAGCACCACATCATCCCGGAACTCGGCGACAAGCGCGTCCAGGACCTGACCACGCGAGACGTGGACCTCTTCCTCCGCAAGAAAGCCGACGCAGGCCTCGCACCCGCGAGCGTCGACTACATCCACCGCGTCCTCCGCCGCGGACTCAACTTCGCCGTCGACTGGCGCGTCATCGACCGCAACCCCGCTTCGTCGCGGACGCGGACGGCCAAACAGCGCAAGCGCGCGAACACTGCCCCGGACAAGATCCGTGCCCTCACCCCCAACCAAGCTCAGGATCTCCTCACGGCGTTCGAAGGCGACAAGTACGAAGCCCTGATCGTCACCGCGATCACGACCGGCGCCCGTCCCGGCGAACTCCTCGCCCTTCAGTGGGGCGAAGTCGACCTCGCCGCCGCCAAGATCACGATCAAGCAGGCCATCCACCGGACCAAACGGAAGCGCGGAGAGAAGGGCAGCGCATGGGTCCTACGTCAGCCAAAAACGCCCGGTAGCCGCCGAACCCTATCCATCCCCGACATCACCGTCGCCGCACTCCACCAACAGCGCCAGGACCAGATGGCCCAGCGCGCCACCGCCGGCGACCGCTGGATAGCCGGCGACTTCGTCTTCACCACCGACGCCGGCACCCCGCCAGACGTCACAACCGTCCTCCACCGCTTCCAGAAAATCTGCACTGCAGCCAACCTCCCCCAACTCCGCCTCTACGACCTCAGACACACCCACGCATCCCTCCTCATCGCCGACGGCAAGCACCCCAAGCTCATCGCCGAGCGGCTCGGGCACTCGTCAATCAAGATCACGATGGACACATATGGACACCTCTTTGACGGCGGTGACCGTGAGGCGTCCGACGCGATGGAAAAGACATTCGGCAGCGAATCCATTCAAAACAGATCGGACGCATCCGGGACACTTCCGATCGGTTCCCGTCGTGCATCGCGGTCACCGCGGCACGATAGCGAGGGATCGCTCGGCAGCCGTGTTACTGGAGCGGACCGAATTCGATCGAACTAA
- a CDS encoding helix-turn-helix domain-containing protein produces the protein MKSQFTTLTFASRKSPASADPTEIQDRLLRAAEVQHELGVSRATAYRMMSDGTLPVYRFGGKGGRRSMVRVSLKQLIEWRESHRTNPQTAA, from the coding sequence ATGAAGTCACAGTTCACCACCCTGACCTTCGCCTCCCGGAAGTCGCCGGCATCCGCGGATCCCACGGAAATCCAAGACCGCCTTCTCCGAGCCGCCGAAGTGCAACACGAACTCGGAGTCAGCCGCGCGACCGCGTACCGGATGATGAGCGACGGCACGCTGCCCGTCTACCGCTTCGGCGGCAAGGGCGGCCGGCGATCCATGGTCCGGGTGTCGCTCAAGCAACTGATCGAATGGCGCGAGTCCCACCGCACGAACCCGCAAACCGCAGCGTAG
- the sucC gene encoding ADP-forming succinate--CoA ligase subunit beta, giving the protein MKIHEYQAKALLAKYGVPVPRGIVAFTIEEAVAAAKELGGGVVVKAQIHAGGRGKGGGVKLAKDATEAEAVARQILGMNLVTHQTGPEGRIVQRLLVEETLPIDRELYLGITLDRASGKNVFMASSEGGMDIEEVAAKTPHLLLKETIEPGFGLFGYQAAKLAFGMGIPPTSVRAASAAMQALAKAYDELDCSLAEINPFILTKDGKVVALDAKINLDDNAMFRHKDLLDLRDTNEEDALEVEASRFGLNYIKLDGNVGCMVNGAGLAMATMDIIKYAGGSPANFLDVGGGASAEQVKNAFRILLSDPNVKAVLINIFGGILRCDTLANGVVAAARDLDIKMPIVIRMEGTNVDLGRKILEESGFNFTVAKGMKDAAEKVVGLAQ; this is encoded by the coding sequence ATGAAAATCCACGAGTATCAGGCCAAGGCTCTCTTGGCGAAGTACGGAGTCCCTGTGCCGCGCGGCATAGTGGCCTTTACGATTGAAGAAGCCGTGGCGGCGGCGAAGGAACTGGGCGGCGGCGTGGTTGTGAAAGCGCAAATCCACGCCGGCGGCCGTGGCAAGGGCGGCGGTGTGAAGCTCGCCAAGGATGCCACGGAAGCCGAAGCCGTGGCGCGGCAGATTCTGGGGATGAATCTGGTGACGCACCAGACGGGTCCGGAAGGCCGCATCGTGCAGCGTCTACTGGTCGAAGAGACGCTACCGATCGACCGCGAGCTCTACCTCGGTATCACGCTCGACCGCGCCAGCGGCAAGAACGTGTTCATGGCGTCGTCGGAAGGCGGCATGGATATCGAGGAAGTAGCGGCGAAGACTCCGCACCTGCTGCTAAAGGAAACCATCGAGCCGGGCTTTGGGCTTTTCGGCTACCAGGCGGCAAAGCTCGCATTCGGCATGGGCATTCCCCCGACGTCGGTGCGGGCGGCGTCGGCGGCGATGCAGGCGCTCGCCAAAGCCTACGACGAACTCGATTGCTCTCTCGCTGAGATCAACCCGTTCATCCTCACCAAGGACGGGAAAGTCGTCGCGCTCGACGCGAAGATCAACCTCGACGACAACGCGATGTTCCGCCACAAGGATCTGCTCGACCTGCGGGACACCAACGAAGAAGACGCGCTCGAAGTGGAAGCCTCGCGCTTCGGCCTGAACTACATCAAACTCGACGGCAACGTGGGCTGCATGGTGAACGGCGCGGGCCTCGCGATGGCGACGATGGACATCATCAAGTACGCCGGCGGGAGCCCGGCGAACTTCCTCGACGTCGGCGGCGGCGCGAGCGCGGAGCAGGTGAAGAACGCGTTCCGCATCCTGCTGTCGGACCCGAACGTGAAGGCCGTGCTGATCAACATCTTCGGCGGCATTCTGCGCTGCGATACGCTCGCCAACGGCGTGGTGGCGGCGGCTCGGGACCTCGACATCAAGATGCCGATCGTCATCCGGATGGAAGGAACTAACGTCGATCTGGGGCGGAAGATCCTGGAGGAATCGGGCTTCAACTTCACGGTCGCCAAGGGCATGAAGGACGCGGCGGAGAAAGTGGTGGGGCTGGCACAATGA
- the traF gene encoding conjugative transfer signal peptidase TraF has translation MNWVTPGLCSAALVAAFGVGGLRLNATYSLPLGIYRTTPDPSARLIEFCPTGLAAIESTGRGYRGRSWSCPDGEAPLLKPIVATEGDIVETTPAGIVVNGRVLPNTAPLFRDSQGRELTPWPFGAYVVDSGHVWVASTYNKGSYDSRYLGPIPLTAIRARLKPVFTYNPGGQR, from the coding sequence ATGAACTGGGTGACGCCTGGCCTGTGTAGCGCCGCCCTCGTCGCCGCGTTCGGCGTCGGCGGACTGCGCCTGAACGCGACCTACTCGCTCCCCCTCGGCATCTACCGCACAACCCCCGATCCGTCGGCCCGTCTGATCGAATTCTGCCCCACCGGCCTCGCCGCCATCGAATCCACCGGACGCGGCTACCGTGGCCGAAGCTGGTCCTGCCCGGACGGCGAAGCCCCGCTCCTCAAACCGATCGTCGCCACCGAAGGCGACATCGTTGAAACCACGCCCGCGGGCATCGTCGTCAACGGTCGAGTCCTCCCCAACACCGCGCCGCTCTTCCGCGACAGCCAAGGACGCGAACTCACCCCCTGGCCCTTCGGCGCATACGTCGTAGACTCCGGACACGTCTGGGTCGCGTCCACCTACAACAAAGGTTCCTACGACAGTCGCTACCTCGGACCCATCCCGCTCACCGCCATCCGTGCCCGGCTCAAGCCAGTCTTCACATACAACCCCGGAGGCCAGCGATGA
- the ndk gene encoding nucleoside-diphosphate kinase has protein sequence MSLERTFAIIKPDAVAKGYTGQILAMIEKAGFRIAGMKKTRLSQAQAEGFYAVHKERPFFGGLVQFMTEGPVVVLALEKENAIADWRALMGATNPEKAADGTIRKLFAENIERNCVHGSDAPETAAVEIPFFFATAELL, from the coding sequence ATGAGTCTCGAACGCACATTTGCCATCATCAAGCCGGACGCGGTTGCGAAGGGCTACACGGGCCAGATCTTGGCCATGATCGAAAAGGCCGGCTTCCGCATTGCCGGCATGAAGAAGACGCGGCTATCGCAGGCGCAGGCCGAAGGCTTCTACGCCGTCCACAAGGAGCGCCCGTTCTTCGGCGGCCTGGTGCAATTCATGACCGAGGGGCCGGTGGTGGTGCTGGCGCTCGAGAAGGAAAACGCCATCGCCGACTGGCGGGCGCTGATGGGCGCGACGAATCCGGAAAAGGCCGCCGACGGCACCATCCGCAAATTGTTCGCCGAGAACATCGAGCGCAACTGCGTGCACGGCAGCGACGCGCCGGAGACGGCCGCCGTCGAGATCCCGTTCTTCTTCGCTACCGCCGAGCTACTATAG
- the trpD gene encoding anthranilate phosphoribosyltransferase, which yields MALLDYLHRIVAGERLSIEEARAAMDSVLSGDATSAQIAGMMVALRMRGETAAEVAGFAQSMRAHADVVDAGIPGLLDTCGTGGDGLATFNISTVTAFVVAACGVPVAKHGNRSMSSHCGSADLLEALGVNVGVGPDVMARAIRECGIGFLYAPALHPAMKFAGPVRKELRLRTVFNLLGPLANPANAAFQLIGAPSVEAAELMANALATIGIERAFVVHGDGLDEVTLTGETVAFEVTDRVERHTFKPADFGLPPCTINDLRAPTKEDNVRIAGEILAGNPGPPRNIVLANAAIALRVAGRVLQLSDGVALAAHALNDGTARQRLDRLASLTNARRDAL from the coding sequence ATGGCGTTGCTCGACTACCTGCACCGGATCGTCGCCGGAGAACGGCTTTCAATAGAAGAGGCCCGCGCGGCGATGGACTCTGTCCTCTCCGGTGATGCCACATCCGCCCAGATCGCGGGAATGATGGTGGCGCTGCGGATGCGCGGCGAAACCGCCGCCGAGGTCGCCGGCTTCGCGCAGTCGATGCGCGCTCACGCCGATGTCGTCGACGCTGGAATCCCTGGTCTGCTCGATACGTGCGGCACAGGCGGCGATGGACTCGCGACGTTCAATATTTCCACGGTGACCGCTTTCGTCGTGGCCGCGTGCGGAGTGCCGGTGGCGAAGCACGGCAACCGGTCGATGTCGAGCCACTGCGGGAGCGCGGATTTGCTCGAAGCGCTGGGCGTGAACGTCGGCGTCGGTCCGGACGTGATGGCGCGCGCGATTCGCGAGTGCGGAATTGGCTTTCTGTACGCGCCGGCACTGCATCCTGCGATGAAATTCGCCGGTCCGGTGCGCAAAGAACTGCGTTTGCGCACCGTTTTCAACCTGCTTGGACCGCTCGCCAACCCCGCCAATGCGGCGTTTCAACTGATCGGCGCGCCGTCGGTGGAAGCGGCCGAACTGATGGCGAACGCACTGGCAACGATAGGAATCGAAAGGGCTTTCGTCGTCCACGGGGATGGGTTGGACGAGGTGACACTCACCGGCGAGACGGTTGCGTTCGAAGTGACCGATCGCGTCGAACGCCACACCTTCAAGCCCGCCGATTTCGGACTCCCGCCCTGCACGATCAACGACTTGCGAGCTCCAACGAAAGAGGACAACGTGCGCATCGCCGGCGAAATTCTGGCTGGAAACCCCGGCCCGCCGCGCAATATCGTGCTCGCCAACGCCGCAATCGCACTGCGGGTCGCCGGCCGCGTGTTGCAACTCTCTGACGGCGTTGCACTTGCAGCCCACGCTCTGAATGACGGCACAGCCCGCCAGCGCCTCGATCGCCTGGCGTCGTTGACGAACGCGCGGCGCGATGCGCTATAA
- a CDS encoding single-stranded DNA-binding protein — protein sequence MQKNTIEIAGFLGAKPTVRFLPSGTKVANARLAEGYKFTDAEKQEQTHTNWHAVVAYGRLADLVEQWEKGDNVLVDGSLQIREFTPADGAKRRVYEVVARTVAKLAKNQVDVSDNKPGEEPAPPPQEEHPDELGDAWPV from the coding sequence ATGCAGAAGAACACGATTGAGATCGCCGGCTTCCTCGGAGCGAAGCCCACCGTCCGCTTTTTGCCCTCCGGTACCAAGGTCGCCAACGCGCGGCTCGCCGAGGGCTACAAATTCACCGACGCGGAGAAGCAGGAGCAGACGCACACCAACTGGCACGCCGTCGTCGCCTACGGCCGCCTCGCTGACCTCGTCGAGCAATGGGAGAAAGGCGACAACGTGCTGGTCGACGGCAGCCTCCAGATCCGCGAGTTCACGCCCGCCGACGGCGCCAAGCGCCGCGTCTACGAAGTGGTCGCGCGGACCGTCGCCAAGCTCGCCAAGAACCAAGTCGACGTCAGCGACAACAAGCCCGGCGAAGAGCCCGCACCGCCGCCGCAAGAGGAGCACCCCGATGAACTGGGTGACGCCTGGCCTGTGTAG
- the sucD gene encoding succinate--CoA ligase subunit alpha, giving the protein MSILVNKNTRLLVQGFTGKEGTFHAEQAIAYGTTVVGGVTPGKGGQKHLDRPVFNTVAEAVKETGANASVIFVPPPFAGEAVMEAADAGVPLVVCITEGIPTVDMVKAWQFLKGRHTRLIGPNCPGIITPEECKIGIMPGHIHKKGHVGVVSRSGTLTYEAVGQLSGLGIGQSTCIGIGGDPIIGTNHTDAIRLFNEDPDTHVIVMIGEIGGNAEEQAAAYIKANVKKPVVGFIAGQTAPPGRRMGHAGAIISGGSGKASDKIAAMKDAGIHVCDTPATIGETVKSLL; this is encoded by the coding sequence ATGAGCATCCTGGTCAACAAGAATACGCGCCTGCTGGTGCAGGGTTTCACCGGCAAGGAAGGCACCTTCCACGCCGAACAGGCGATCGCTTACGGCACCACCGTCGTCGGCGGCGTCACGCCGGGCAAAGGCGGACAAAAGCATCTGGACCGGCCGGTCTTCAACACGGTGGCGGAAGCGGTGAAGGAAACGGGCGCGAACGCAAGCGTGATCTTCGTGCCGCCGCCGTTCGCCGGCGAGGCCGTGATGGAAGCCGCCGACGCCGGTGTACCGTTGGTGGTCTGCATCACGGAAGGCATTCCAACGGTGGACATGGTGAAGGCGTGGCAGTTCCTCAAAGGACGTCACACGAGGCTCATCGGGCCGAATTGCCCGGGCATCATCACGCCGGAAGAGTGCAAGATCGGCATCATGCCGGGCCACATACACAAGAAGGGCCATGTCGGCGTCGTCTCGCGATCGGGCACGCTCACGTATGAGGCGGTCGGCCAGTTGAGCGGACTCGGCATCGGCCAGTCGACCTGCATCGGCATCGGCGGCGACCCGATTATCGGCACCAATCACACGGACGCGATCCGGCTGTTCAACGAGGACCCGGACACGCACGTGATCGTGATGATCGGCGAGATCGGCGGCAACGCCGAGGAGCAGGCGGCGGCCTATATCAAGGCGAATGTGAAGAAGCCGGTGGTGGGCTTCATCGCCGGTCAGACGGCGCCTCCGGGGCGCCGCATGGGTCACGCGGGCGCGATCATTTCGGGCGGCTCGGGCAAGGCGAGCGACAAGATCGCCGCCATGAAGGACGCGGGCATTCACGTCTGCGACACACCGGCCACCATCGGAGAAACAGTCAAATCCTTACTATGA